In one Dasypus novemcinctus isolate mDasNov1 chromosome 25, mDasNov1.1.hap2, whole genome shotgun sequence genomic region, the following are encoded:
- the LOC101447174 gene encoding ubiquitin-like modifier-activating enzyme 5, with protein MKAWAAAGPAAVAECVERLQRRVRALERLPRRVRALERLPRRVRALERLPRRVRALERHLTEEKSRQAFGGAGGGAVRRRVEHMSSEVVDSNPYSRLMALKRMGIVNDYEKIHTFAVAIVGVGGVGSVSAEMLTRCGIGKLLLFDYDKVELANMNRLFFQPHQEGLSKVQAAEHTLRNINPDVLFEVHNYNITTVENFQHFMERISNGGLEEGKPVDLVLSCVDNFEARMTINTACNELGQTWMESGVSENAVSGHIQLIIPGKSACFVCAPLLRLAQSFSQTLISGNPLPSPLSVL; from the exons aTGAAGGCCTGGGCGGCAGCGGGCCCGGCCGCGGTGGCCGAGTGTGTGGAGCGGCTGCAGCGGCGGGTGCGGGCCCTGGAGCGGCTGCCGCGGCGGGTGCGGGCCCTGGAGCGGCTGCCGCGGCGGGTGCGGGCCCTGGAGCGGCTGCCGCGGCGGGTGCGGGCCCTGGAGCGGCACCTGACCGAGGAAAAGAGCCGGCAGGCCTTCGGGGGCGCCGGCGGAGGGGCCGTCCGGCGCCGCGTGGAGCACATGAGCTCGGAGGTGGTGGACTCCAACCCCTACAGCCGCCTGATGGCATTGAAGCGAATGGGAATTGTAAATGATTATGAGAAAATCCATACTTTTGCTGTAGCAATAGTAGGTGTTGGTGGAGTTGGTAGTGTGAGTGCTGAAATGCTGACAAGATGTGGCATTGGTAAGTTGCTGCTCTTTGACTATGACAAGGTGGAACTGGCCAATATGAATAGACTTTTCTTCCAACCTCATCAAGAAGGATTAAGTAAAGTTCAAGCAGCTGAGCATACTTTGAGAAACATTAATCCTGATGTTCTTTTTGAAGTACACAACTACAATATCACCACAGTGGAAAACTTTCAGCATTTCATGGAGAGAATAAGTAATGGTGGGTTAGAAGAAGGAAAACCTGTTGACCTAGTTCTTAGCTGTGTGGACAATTTTGAAGCTCGAATGACAATAAATACAGCTTGTAATGAACTTGGACAAACATGGATGGAGTCTGGGGTCAGTGAAAATGCAGTTTCAGGACATATACAGCTCATAATTCCTGGAAAATCTGCTTGTTTTGTGTGTGCTCCACTGctgcggcttgctcagtcg TTTTCACAGACCTTAATAAGTGGCAATCCTCTTCCAAGTCCTCTTTCTGTTCTGTAA